Proteins from a single region of Weeksella virosa DSM 16922:
- a CDS encoding glycosyltransferase, whose product MNKVFFSISDSLGGAEQLIMKLAKKHQKNSKVVFLLKKSNNTWVEQGLEVVYCDGNLWKFIKTCTNKKYDFVFSSHLMMNALLGFLRTVRLLKTDKLICRESTTVFERYAGLKLLKYKVAYYIGYRNIDLLITQTSLMESILLEKATYLENRMTIKTIPNLFEFPNHQVKKLDIDFPYIVSAGRLIKEKGFDLLIKSFYDIKQLYPNYKLIILGEGKERATLENLIENLNITNDVLLQGFVENVYPYFKTAQLCVVSSRREGFPNVLLQMMSQNNKVVSTLCAGDIDKIPNIITVAPNSAQELTKGIINALEKEEDNKESFRAYLKSRDVESYYKKIFEAIQENKQS is encoded by the coding sequence ATGAATAAAGTCTTTTTTTCTATCAGTGATTCGCTGGGTGGTGCAGAGCAACTTATAATGAAGTTAGCAAAAAAACACCAAAAAAACTCGAAAGTAGTTTTCCTCTTAAAAAAAAGTAACAACACATGGGTAGAACAAGGACTCGAAGTAGTATATTGTGATGGCAACCTATGGAAGTTTATAAAAACTTGTACCAACAAGAAATACGATTTCGTGTTTTCTTCACACCTAATGATGAATGCTCTGCTGGGCTTCCTAAGAACAGTTCGACTCCTAAAAACAGATAAACTAATCTGCCGAGAATCAACAACAGTATTCGAAAGATACGCAGGGTTAAAACTATTAAAATACAAGGTAGCCTACTACATAGGATATAGAAACATCGACTTATTAATAACACAAACATCATTAATGGAGTCTATTCTACTAGAAAAAGCAACCTATCTAGAAAATCGGATGACAATAAAAACTATTCCCAATTTATTCGAATTTCCAAATCATCAAGTAAAAAAACTCGACATAGACTTCCCATATATAGTAAGCGCAGGACGCTTAATCAAAGAGAAAGGATTTGATTTGCTAATAAAATCATTCTACGATATAAAACAGTTGTACCCAAATTACAAACTAATAATTCTAGGCGAAGGCAAAGAAAGAGCCACTCTAGAAAACCTAATCGAAAATCTCAACATTACCAACGATGTCCTATTGCAAGGCTTTGTAGAGAATGTTTATCCTTATTTCAAAACTGCTCAACTCTGTGTTGTTTCATCAAGAAGAGAGGGCTTCCCTAATGTTCTACTTCAAATGATGTCACAAAACAATAAGGTTGTGTCAACACTATGTGCAGGGGATATCGATAAAATCCCCAATATTATTACAGTAGCACCCAATAGTGCTCAGGAATTAACAAAAGGTATAATCAACGCATTAGAGAAAGAAGAAGATAATAAAGAATCTTTTCGGGCGTATCTTAAAAGTAGAGACGTTGAAAGTTATTATAAAAAAATTTTCGAAGCAATACAAGAAAATAAACAATCATAA